The Streptococcus sp. DTU_2020_1001019_1_SI_AUS_MUR_006 sequence GTAGAACCTCTTTAAGTTCAGGTGTTGCACGCAAGGTTACAGAATCTCCAATGATGGATACACCTTCGGCAATATTGTAGCGACTGGCTTCTGCCTGATCCGCCATGGTTTTTGTACGGGTGATATTGGTTTGAGCTTGATTAAGGCCATTTACCATCAAATCCGTTTCAAAAGCACCGACTTGGGGAGCTATGAACATCACAATCAGTGTTAGCAAGCTAAGAAAACCGACGCTACCCGCAAAGATTGGTTGAATATGCGGAATTTCTTTTACCTTTTGCAATAAGCTACTATTCTTCCCAGCAATGAAAGGTTCAATCACATAGAAGGAAAGGCTTGCAAAGAGATAAGAAAAGATAGTGGTGAGAATCACAGCTGGTAAATTGCTCATCAACTGAGAGAAAATAATATAAAACGGCCAGTGGAAAAGATAGACGGCATAGCTGGTGTCAGCTAAGAAGCTAATTACCTTTGGTTCTTCAATCGTCGGAGTTTTCTCATGCAAAAGTCGTGCTGCAACGATCATCAGAAGGGCAGCTAAACTTGCCAACAAGAAGCCAAGCAAGTAGGCAAAAAGATAATTAAATTTCACGAAGAAAGTTAATAAGAGTAAAACTCCGAGACCTGCCCCGAATACTAGCAAGGTCTTTTTCAAATCCCAGGTATTATTTAAACGCTTAACAAGAGTAGTCGTTTGACGAACACCTACCAAAGATGCCAAAATACTGCCTAGAAAGAAAGGATAGACGTGAGTAAAGCTAGAAAAGTAGAGTGTCGAGTAGGAGCTAACGATAAAACTACCGATAAACATTGAAAGAAAACCGATGATAAAGACAGCTGATGATAGAAGAAAGACTAGACCTCTTAATTGTCCAGATGATTTTACCCGCTTGGACAAGAACCAAACCGCCAAACCCCACAAGATATAGTAATGAACCTCAACAGCCAAGCTCCAATTATGGACAAATAAATGAGGAATGAACTGAGATTCATAACTTCCCCCTGTTAACATTTCATAGAAGTTAGTCATAAAACCAAGAACACCAGCTATCTGACTACCAATCCCGGCTATATAATCTTGGCGAACCAAGAAAGTAAAGGGCATAACGACGAGGATCATCAAGACGACTGGAGGGAAAATACGATAGAAACGTCTCCTGAAAAATCCTAAGATATCGATTTTCCCTTTTTGTCCAAATTCTTCTAACAGGAGTGACGTAATTAGAAAACCTGAAAAGGTGAAGAAGACGTCAACCCCGAAGAAACCTCCTGGAAAAACCGTCTGAAAAAAATGGTACAAAAGTACCAAGAGTAAGCCTGTAATCCTAATCAAGGAAAACCATTTTATACGCATACGAGTTTATTCTCCGTTCATTAGAGTAGTAAAAAAACCATCTAATGTTCATTCCATACTACTTTTATTTTATCAAAAAAAGAAGAAAAATCCTAAGAGAAAACTTAGGATTTTAGCTTTGGTCTACTAATCTTAGAAATTACGACCTGATTTATTGTAGCCATATTTTTCAACAAAATGCTCACGGAATTCCAAGAGATTATCATCCATAATAGCCTGACGAACCTGCTTCATAAGGTTGAGCAAGAAGTAAAGGTTATGGTAACTTGTCAAACGAATACCAAAGGTCTCATCGGCCTTGAGCAAGTGACGAAGGTAGGCACGGGTGTAGTTCTTACATGTGTAGCAATCGCACTCAGGATCAAGTGGGGTAAAGTCCTCCGCAAACTGGGCATTCTTGACAACCAAACGTCCTTGACTGGTCATACAAGTACCGTTACGAGCAATACGAGTCGGCAAGACACAGTCAAACATATCGACCCCACGAATCACCCCATCAATCAAGCTATCTGGCGCTCCCACTCCCATCAAGTAGCGAGGTTTATTTTCAGGAAGGAGTTGAGTGGTGAAGTCCAAAACTGCATTCATCTCTTCGTGGGTTTCTCCAACTGCTAGTCCACCGATAGAATATCCTGGGAAGTCCATGCTGACAAGGTCATGAGCTGACTGACGACGAAGATCTTCAAATCCTGCACCTTGTACAATCCCAAACAAACCTTGGTCATGGGGACGACGATGAGCTTTTAATCCACGCTCTGCCCAACGGCTGGTACGTTCGATTGACTTCTTCACATAATCATAAGGCTGATAAAATTGAGGACATTCGTCAAAGGACATCATAATGTCTGAGCCTAGATTATTCTGGATAGAAATAGCCTTTTCAGGTGATAGGAACATTTTAGAACCATTGAGGTGGTTC is a genomic window containing:
- a CDS encoding acyltransferase family protein; translated protein: MRIKWFSLIRITGLLLVLLYHFFQTVFPGGFFGVDVFFTFSGFLITSLLLEEFGQKGKIDILGFFRRRFYRIFPPVVLMILVVMPFTFLVRQDYIAGIGSQIAGVLGFMTNFYEMLTGGSYESQFIPHLFVHNWSLAVEVHYYILWGLAVWFLSKRVKSSGQLRGLVFLLSSAVFIIGFLSMFIGSFIVSSYSTLYFSSFTHVYPFFLGSILASLVGVRQTTTLVKRLNNTWDLKKTLLVFGAGLGVLLLLTFFVKFNYLFAYLLGFLLASLAALLMIVAARLLHEKTPTIEEPKVISFLADTSYAVYLFHWPFYIIFSQLMSNLPAVILTTIFSYLFASLSFYVIEPFIAGKNSSLLQKVKEIPHIQPIFAGSVGFLSLLTLIVMFIAPQVGAFETDLMVNGLNQAQTNITRTKTMADQAEASRYNIAEGVSIIGDSVTLRATPELKEVLPDAQTDGQVSRNTKQANAIMLNHSQNKVLPKIVVIATGVNNPEDYKADIDSLITNLPKGHQLVLMTPYEGDITQATQPYVEQYASYVREVAQKYPYIEVADWNQVSKDHPDIWKGTDQVHFGSDNAKLEEGAKLYAETIASAIKALADKPVKSK
- the tgt gene encoding tRNA guanosine(34) transglycosylase Tgt gives rise to the protein MSDSPIKYRLIKKEKHTGARLGEIITPHGTFPTPMFMPVGTQATVKTQSPEELKEMGSGIILSNTYHLWLRPGDELIARAGGLHKFMNWDQPILTDSGGFQVYSLADSRNITEEGVTFKNHLNGSKMFLSPEKAISIQNNLGSDIMMSFDECPQFYQPYDYVKKSIERTSRWAERGLKAHRRPHDQGLFGIVQGAGFEDLRRQSAHDLVSMDFPGYSIGGLAVGETHEEMNAVLDFTTQLLPENKPRYLMGVGAPDSLIDGVIRGVDMFDCVLPTRIARNGTCMTSQGRLVVKNAQFAEDFTPLDPECDCYTCKNYTRAYLRHLLKADETFGIRLTSYHNLYFLLNLMKQVRQAIMDDNLLEFREHFVEKYGYNKSGRNF